A portion of the Lolium rigidum isolate FL_2022 chromosome 1, APGP_CSIRO_Lrig_0.1, whole genome shotgun sequence genome contains these proteins:
- the LOC124659173 gene encoding receptor kinase-like protein Xa21, whose product MNTLDVLFPGVVWYLYLFNFFCSLPLATCDETEDDRQALLCFKSQLTAPAGILASWSNTSLDVCSWHGITCSTLSPRRVIALDLDSEGISGSIPVCIANLTSLTRLQLSNNSFHGEIPSELGVLSRLSKFNLSMNALEGNIPSELYAMSQLQILDLRSNSLHGRIPPNLGQCEHLQEINLSNNNIEGVIPSSFGTLPELRKLVLTNNRLTGNIPPSLGSSRFLKYLDLGVNALIGVIPESLANSSSLQVLRLMSNNLTGELPKALFNTSSLLDISLQQNNLVGSMPSVTATSPPIQYLDLTNNHISGKIPSSIGNLSSLIDLRLTENNLSGSIPDSLCQIPALQILAMSVNSLSGPVPPSLFNMSSLTFLAIGNNSLVGSLPSNIGYTLPNIQALILSTNKFDGPIPASLAKAYNLGMLYLYNNSLTGSIPFFGSLPYLEQLDLSYNKLDAGNWGFVSSLTNCSMLTKLMLAGNNLQGNLPSSIGKLSGSLEWLWLRENKISGPIPQEIGNLTSLSSVYMDYNLITGDIPSTIGNLHNLVFLSFAHNRLSGQIPETIGNLVQLSSLKLDGNNITGSIPASIGRCNQLLILNLAHNSLDGSIPSKIFQISSLSQELDLSHNYLSGGVPVEVGGLINLNKLSISNNRLSGNIPSTLGHCAVLEYLEMQSNFIVGSIPEAFANLVSIKKIDISHNNLSGKIPEFFTSLSTLQDFNLSFNNFDGEVPRGGVFDNAGAVSIEGNDYLCTTSITTDGIPFCSTRVGRKEKHNSLALVLGIAISTFVLGILILLCVAIICWSKRMREKTHLQESNEHMKKLSYEDIVRATDRFSPANLIGSGSFGVVYKGSLNRPDDQVAIKIFNLNIYGAGRSFIAECEALRNARHRNLVKIITSCSSVDSTGKDFKALVFQYMPNGNLEMWLHPKKALEHGDRHILTFSQRIKICLDVAFALDYLHNQCAAPLIHCDLKPSNILLDLDMTAYVTDFGLARFMFTTRSAHQDRSESLACLKGSIGYIPPEYGMSDGISTKGDVYSFGVLLLQMMTGCSPTDEKFSDGGTLREFVERAFPDNINAVADPAMLQDDSNAAEVMTKCVIPLVRVGLSCSKTSPRERPDMGRVSTEILGIMHVASHMGVM is encoded by the exons ATGAACACTTTGGATGTCTTGTTTCCAGGCGTTGTTTGGTATCTTTACCTCTTTAACTTCTTTTGCAGCCTACCACTAGCCACCTGCGATGAAACTGAAGATGATAGACAAGCTCTTCTTTGCTTTAAGTCCCAGCTCACAGCTCCAGCAGGAATTTTAGCTTCATGGAGCAACACGTCCTTGGACGTCTGCAGCTGGCATGGCATCACCTGCAGCACGCTGTCTCCTCGCCGTGTGATTGCACTGGACCTGGATTCAGAAGGCATCTCAGGCTCCATACCGGTTTGCATCGCCAACCTGACCTCTCTCACAAGGCTGCAGCTCTCAAATAATAGCTTCCATGGTGAAATACCTTCTGAGCTTGGCGTCCTGAGCCGGCTCAGCAAATTCAACCTCAGCATGAATGCTTTGGAAGGTAACATCCCATCTGAACTCTACGCAATGTCCCAGCTTCAAATTCTGGATTTGAGGAGCAATTCCCTCCACGGTAGGATCCCCCCTAACCTAGGTCAATGCGAGCATCTTCAAGAGATTAATCTTAGCAACAACAATATAGAAGGGGTCATCCCTTCTTCATTTGGAACCCTTCCTGAGCTGCGCAAGCTCGTTCTAACTAACAACAGGCTTACCGGCAACATACCGCCGTCTTTGGGCAGCAGCCGTTTTCTCAAATATCTTGATCTTGGGGTGAATGCTCTAATAGGCGTAATCCCGGAGTCCCTAGCAAACAGTTCATCTCTCCAAGTACTTAGGCTCATGAGCAATAATCTTACTGGAGAACTACCAAAGGCTCTCTTCAACACATCGTCTCTTCTTGATATTTCCCTCCAACAGAACAACCTTGTTGGTTCCATGCCTTCTGTTACTGCCACCTCTCCGCCTATTCAATATCTTGATTTAACGAATAACCATATTTCAGGAAAAATACCTTCCTCGATAGGAAACCTTTCCTCCCTCATTGATCTTCGTCTTACGGAGAATAATTTATCTGGGAGCATACCAGACAGCTTATGTCAAATTCCGGCACTACAGATACTGGCCATGAGCGTGAACAGCTTATCTGGGCCAGTTCCACCATCTCTCTTCAACATGTCATCCCTGACATTTCTTGCCATAGGGAACAACTCTCTTGTTGGAAGCTTACCGTCCAACATTGGTTACACACTCCCAAATATTCAGGCACTAATCCTCTCAACAAACAAGTTTGATGGCCCAATCCCAGCTTCTCTTGCTAAAGCATACAACCTTGGTATGCTCTACCTGTATAACAACAGCCTAACTGGGTCCATACCCTTCTTTGGGTCATTGCCATACTTAGAGCAACTTGATTTGTCATACAACAAGTTAGATGCAGGAAACTGGGGATTTGTTTCTTCACTCACAAATTGTTCTATGTTGACTAAACTGATGCTGGCTGGGAATAATCTCCAAGGGAATTTACCAAGTTCTATCGGGAAACTTTCCGGTAGTCTCGAATGGTTATGGCTAAGGGAAAACAAAATTTCTGGGCCTATACCACAAGAAATTGGCAATCTTACAAGCCTCAGCAGTGTATACATGGATTACAATCTTATCACTGGTGATATACCATCAACAATTGGGAATTTGCACAACTTGGTCTTTCTATCCTTCGCACACAACAGACTGTCAGGGCAAATCCCAGAAACTATTGGAAATCTAGTTCAGCTAAGTTCTCTGAAATTGGATGGGAACAACATTACTGGTAGTATACCTGCAAGTATAGGACGTTGTAATCAACTCTTAATACTGAACCTTGCTCACAACTCACTAGATGGCAGTATACCAAGTAAAATCTTCCAGATTTCTTCTCTTTCTCAAGAGTTGGACTTGTCACACAATTACTTGTCTGGAGGAGTGCCAGTGGAAGTAGGCGGTCTCATTAATCTGAACAAACTTAGCATATCTAATAACAGGTTGTCTGGCAACATCCCATCCACTCTTGGCCACTGTGCAGTTCTGGAGTATCTTGAGATGCAAAGCAACTTCATTGTCGGAAGCATCCCAGAAGCTTTTGCCAACTTAGTCAGCATAAAAAAGATTGATATTTCTCACAACAATTTGTCCGGAAAAATTCCAGAGTTCTTCACATCCTTGAGTACCCTGCAAGATTTCAATTTGTCTTTCAACAATTTTGATGGAGAAGTTCCGAGAGGTGGTGTTTTTGACAATGCTGGTGCGGTATCAATTGAAGGGAATGATTATTTGTGCACTACTAGCATTACCACAGATGGTATACCATTTTGTTCCACACGAGTTGGCAGGAAAGAGAAACACAATTCATTGGCTCTGGTCCTAGGGATAGCCATCTCAACCTTTGTTCTTGGTATATTAATTTTGTTATGTGTTGCAATAATTTGTTGGAGCAAGAGAATGCGGGAAAAAACACATTTGCAAGAATCCAATGAGCACATGAAGAAGCTTTCATATGAAGACATTGTGAGGGCAACGGACAGGTTCTCTCCAGCAAACCTAATTGGATCAGGATCATTTGGAGTGGTTTATAAAGGAAGTTTGAACCGTCCAGATGATCAAGTTGCCATCAAGATTTTTAACCTTAACATTTACGGAGCAGGTAGGAGCTTTATTGCAGAGTGTGAAGCCCTACGAAATGCCCGTCATCGAAATCTTGTAAAGATCATCACTTCATGCTCTTCTGTGGATTCTACTGGGAAAGATTTCAAGGCCCTCGTGTTCCAATACATGCCGAATGGGAACCTAGAAATGTGGCTACACCCAAAAAAAGCACTTGAACATGGTGACAGACATATTTTGACTTTCAGCCAAAGGATCAAAATTTGTTTGGATGTAGCATTTGCTTTGGATTATCTCCATAACCAGTGTGCAGCTCCACTAATACACTGCGACTTGAAGCCAAGCAATATTCTTTTGGATCTTGACATGACCGCCTATGTCACCGACTTTGGCCTAGCAAGATTTATGTTCACTACACGGAGCGCACATCAAGACCGTTCAGAAAGTTTGGCCTGCCTTAAAGGATCCATCGGGTACATCCCACCAG AGTATGGCATGAGTGATGGGATATCAACCAAGGGTGACGTCTACAGTTTCGGAGTGCTTCTGCTACAGATGATGACAGGGTGCAGTCCAACAGATGAGAAATTCAGCGATGGTGGGACTCTTCGTGAGTTCGTCGAAAGAGCGTTTCCAGATAATATTAACGCGGTTGCCGATCCAGCGATGCTGCAAGATGACAGCAATGCGGCCGAAGTGATGACGAAGTGCGTCATTCCGCTGGTTAGAGTAGGCCTATCTTGCTCCAAAACATCCCCCAGGGAGCGGCCGGACATGGGACGAGTTTCGACTGAGATCCTCGGAATCATGCATGTGGCCTCACACATGGGTGTGATGTGA